The window ATCAATGAAGCTCGTGCCGTCTTCGGCTTTGGCAGCGGGAGTCTCCGGCGGTTTGATCGGATTATCGGGGTTGAAGCCGATCATGCCTTCGCGCAGGTTCCAGCCGTAGTTGCCGCCCTTCACGATGATGTTGATCTCCTCGAACATGCTCTGGCCGACGTCTGCGGCGAAGAGTTCTTTCTTGCCGCCGCGATCGAAGGAGATGCCCCAGGGATTGCGTATGCCGTAGGCGAAGACTTCCGCTTTGCCGCCGCCTTTGGCGAACGGGTTGTCTTGCGGGATGGCGTAAGGGGCTTTGCCATCCACATCGATACGCAGGATTTTACCGAGGATGTTGTTTTTGTCCTGACCGTTGCCTTTCGGGCCGTGGCCTTTGCCGCGATCATTGCCATCGCCGCCATCACCGACGCCGATGTAGAGGAAACCATCGGGACCGAAGGCGATGCGTCCGCCGTTGTGGTTGAAGGACGGTTTATCGATCTGCAAGACGATACGTTCGGAATTAGGATCGGCTTTCGTGGGGTTCTTGGCGTCCACGGTGAACTCAGCGATGTGCATGGTGTGATCCCAGTCTTCCGGGGCACCGGCACGGCGCGGGGCGCTGTAGGCCACGTAGAACTTGCGATTCGTCTTGAACTTGGGATGGAAGGCGAAATCCAAGAAGCCGCGCTCGTCGAAGCCATCGCGGAGCTTGGTCATCTTGGGGCGGAGATCAAGGAAGAGTTCTGCGGCGAGCTTGCCGTCTTTATCAAGGAGATGGGCGGTGCCGCTCTGGTCGGTGATAACGGTATTACCAGAACCATCCGGGATGGAGGCGAGCGCCATGGGGGACACAAGGCCGTCCGTGACCAGTTTCAGAGAAACAGGTGCCGCCGCTTGTGTCGTGAGGGTTGCGCCAAGAGAAAATACTGCCGCCAATTTCCAAATGGATTTCATGGCGCGCAATATGCATGGGCTCATTTCTAAAAGCGAGATGAGAAATTGATTCACCACGGAGGCACGGAGGGCGCGGAGAATGGCCACAAAGAGGCAAAGAAGGCACAAAAGGAGGACTGCATGAAACTAACACCCGTAATGATAAATCAAACGAGGTCGGCTCGATCAACCCTCACCCCTACCCTCTCCGCCGAAGCTCGGCCTGCCATTTAAGGGAGAGGGAGAACATTTAGTGCGTTGATAGAAAGGCAGGCGTGCTGGCTGTTGAATTGTTCAGATCAAGAGTTAGCGCGGACTAATGTCCGCGGCTACGAGGGAAGGGTTCGGAAAGAACATTTTAAAATTTCATGGATACGGCATTGCGTAGTGAAGGCGCATTTGGCACAACAGCGCCTCCGAATTTTCCTTGTCGTAATGCGTATGAAAAAAGAACCGAAGAAGAACGCTGAATTGCAATTGTTGAATCTCCTGAAACAGATCCTGCCGAAGGCCACGGATGATGCGAAGCTGGCGAGCAAGATCTACAGTGCGATCGAGAGCGAGTTGAAATCGAAGGCGCGCGTGAAGGCTTTTGATACTTTCTGTGAAAAGGTGGCGCTGCCTGATCTGGAGGCGCAGAGCATCGCGGAGGTGAAGGAGCAACTCGCGGCTTCGTTCGGTGACGGGGATGTGACGATCAAGCCGAACAAGAAGGAGCAGACGCTCACGGTGGAGGTCGCGATGCCGGATGGCACGCAGTTCACAAGCGAGATCAAGGTGAATCCAGACGCCAAGAACGAGAGCGATGAACAGGAAGTGAAACTGAAGTTCATCCCCTTCCCGGTCAGCCTGCCGGGTGACAAGGAGCTGGTGTGGATCATGGCGAAGCGTGAGAGCATGTCCAATGACGAGGCGGCGATCGCACTGACGAAGCTGGAGGAGGATTTCTGGGCGACAAAGGCGGGGCAGAAGCTGCAGAAAGATCGCGTGGAGAAATGCTTCCCGGAATTTATCGCGCGTGTGCCGGGCGGGATGCTCACAGAAGTGGGATTGAAGCGGCATTACAAAACGCCGGAGGTTTTGAAAGTGCTGCGGAGCGGTGGGCAGACGAAGTAAGGGACGAACCACAGACCACACAGAATACACAGAAAAAAATTTCCCAAGACGGC of the Verrucomicrobiia bacterium genome contains:
- a CDS encoding PQQ-dependent sugar dehydrogenase; amino-acid sequence: MKSIWKLAAVFSLGATLTTQAAAPVSLKLVTDGLVSPMALASIPDGSGNTVITDQSGTAHLLDKDGKLAAELFLDLRPKMTKLRDGFDERGFLDFAFHPKFKTNRKFYVAYSAPRRAGAPEDWDHTMHIAEFTVDAKNPTKADPNSERIVLQIDKPSFNHNGGRIAFGPDGFLYIGVGDGGDGNDRGKGHGPKGNGQDKNNILGKILRIDVDGKAPYAIPQDNPFAKGGGKAEVFAYGIRNPWGISFDRGGKKELFAADVGQSMFEEINIIVKGGNYGWNLREGMIGFNPDNPIKPPETPAAKAEDGTSFIDPIVAYKNLKGHPGGTDLKGISVTGGYVYRGKALSALDGKYIFADWSRNWGVPDGILFVATRPADGKGQWTMENLPVSNLPNGRLAGYVTAFGEDADGELYVLINGRNAVTGKTGKVYKITPASAGE